Proteins encoded within one genomic window of Gambusia affinis linkage group LG23, SWU_Gaff_1.0, whole genome shotgun sequence:
- the stmp1 gene encoding short transmembrane mitochondrial protein 1 translates to MLQFLAGFTLGNVVGMYLAQNYEVPNIAKKIEAFKKDVEAKKKPPE, encoded by the exons ATGTTGCAGTTTTTG GCTGGCTTCACTTTGGGGAATGTGGTGGGAATGTACCTTGCTCAAAATTATGAA GTACCCAACATAGCCAAGAAAATTGAAGCTTTTAAGAAGGACGTGGAGGCCAAGAAGAAGCCCCCAGAGTGA